A genomic stretch from Dissulfurispira thermophila includes:
- a CDS encoding 2-oxoacid:acceptor oxidoreductase family protein has product MAETLEIRWHGRGGQGTVTAAKVFADACLSGGRYVQAFPEYGPERSGAPLRAYNRVSSKELRMHCPVLKPNIVVVVDATLLDGIDVTEGALDDAIFIINSSKDPRELREKLKAKPTQKVFTVDATKIAIDCFGRPMPNSPMVGALAKVSGTVSLDVILEDVKKSFGKKFSQKIIDGNLEAVKRGYEEVREG; this is encoded by the coding sequence ATGGCTGAAACTTTAGAAATCAGATGGCATGGCAGGGGGGGGCAGGGTACAGTCACTGCTGCAAAGGTATTTGCTGATGCATGCTTGAGTGGCGGAAGATATGTGCAGGCGTTTCCTGAATATGGTCCTGAAAGATCAGGTGCTCCTTTAAGGGCATATAATAGAGTGAGTTCTAAAGAACTCAGGATGCACTGTCCTGTTTTGAAACCAAATATTGTTGTGGTCGTTGATGCTACACTTCTTGATGGTATAGATGTCACAGAAGGTGCACTTGATGATGCTATATTTATTATTAATTCCTCTAAAGATCCCAGAGAATTGAGGGAAAAACTTAAGGCAAAACCAACGCAAAAGGTTTTCACTGTAGATGCAACAAAGATTGCTATTGACTGTTTTGGAAGACCAATGCCAAATTCTCCAATGGTCGGTGCGCTGGCAAAGGTATCAGGGACTGTTAGTCTTGATGTAATACTTGAGGATGTAAAGAAAAGTTTTGGCAAAAAGTTTTCCCAAAAGATTATAGATGGTAATCTTGAGGCAGTAAAAAGGGGATATGAGGAGGTTAGAGAAGGATGA
- a CDS encoding DNA polymerase IV, giving the protein MRRILHIDMDAFFASVEQKRHPELIGKPVVIGGDGDPTKRGVVSTASYEARKFGIHSAMPLRTAYKLCPYAVFLPVDYDEYMRVSKIVKNILKGISPVMEDVGIDEAFLDISQIERPSEEIANEIKKTIKDETGLTCSIGIAPNKLLAKIASDMQKPDGLTILTEKDVVERIWPLPVRKLQGVGPKTEAHLKGIGITTIGELASMSVDELIEHFGKSFGHYLYEASRGIDESSLITHWEPKSTSREVTFQKDTDHWQFIAKTLAGLSREVVDDMRQTGYMGKTVTVKIKFHDFRVVTRAKTLDNYTVSLEEIRKAAFECLGRIELKKKVRLIGIRVGNLKK; this is encoded by the coding sequence ATGAGGCGAATTTTGCACATAGACATGGACGCCTTTTTTGCATCTGTTGAACAAAAGAGACATCCGGAGTTAATTGGAAAACCTGTTGTGATTGGCGGTGACGGAGATCCAACCAAAAGAGGTGTAGTATCAACTGCATCATATGAGGCACGGAAGTTCGGGATACACTCTGCAATGCCATTGAGGACTGCCTATAAACTCTGTCCATATGCTGTTTTTCTGCCTGTAGATTATGATGAGTATATGAGGGTCTCTAAAATAGTTAAAAATATCCTTAAGGGAATATCTCCTGTAATGGAGGATGTGGGTATTGATGAGGCATTTTTAGATATATCACAAATAGAAAGACCATCAGAAGAAATTGCAAATGAAATTAAAAAGACAATAAAGGATGAGACAGGACTGACATGCTCTATTGGCATCGCGCCTAATAAGCTCCTTGCAAAAATAGCATCTGACATGCAAAAACCTGATGGTCTAACTATACTTACAGAAAAAGATGTAGTTGAGCGGATATGGCCATTACCTGTGAGAAAACTGCAGGGTGTGGGACCTAAGACAGAAGCCCATCTTAAAGGTATTGGCATCACAACTATAGGAGAACTTGCATCAATGTCTGTTGATGAACTCATTGAACATTTTGGTAAGTCATTTGGGCATTATCTTTATGAGGCTTCAAGGGGCATAGATGAAAGTTCATTGATTACTCATTGGGAACCGAAATCCACAAGCAGGGAAGTAACATTTCAAAAGGATACAGATCACTGGCAGTTTATAGCAAAGACACTTGCTGGTCTTTCAAGAGAGGTTGTTGATGATATGCGACAGACAGGCTATATGGGTAAAACAGTGACGGTCAAGATAAAATTTCATGATTTTAGGGTAGTTACAAGGGCAAAGACACTCGATAATTACACTGTTTCTCTTGAAGAGATAAGGAAAGCAGCCTTTGAATGTCTTGGTAGGATAGAACTCAAAAAGAAGGTCAGGCTTATAGGTATAAGGGTAGGAAATCTAAAAAAATAG
- a CDS encoding Crp/Fnr family transcriptional regulator, translated as MIDDTFKNLKVIPIFSSLDDEELKEVQPYLIRDNFKKKQEIFSEGDPSDWFYILISGKVKITKMSIDGREIIIELISPPDFFGGFAVLKGFPYPANAVAMEDSNVIKISRHNLLKIIDRFPNVMYEMTANLGDRIREFHDTLKNIALERVESRIAALLLKLADKTGERKDNSILINMRLTKQDIAEMVGTTVETAIRIMSKFKKSGFIDDKDGKILIKDIGALELIVYP; from the coding sequence GTGATAGATGACACTTTTAAAAATTTAAAGGTAATACCTATTTTTTCATCTCTTGACGATGAAGAACTAAAAGAAGTCCAGCCATATTTAATCAGAGATAATTTTAAAAAGAAGCAAGAAATATTTTCAGAGGGAGACCCTTCGGATTGGTTTTATATACTAATCAGTGGAAAGGTAAAGATAACCAAAATGTCTATTGATGGTAGAGAGATAATAATAGAGTTGATATCTCCCCCAGACTTTTTTGGTGGATTTGCTGTTCTAAAGGGATTTCCGTATCCTGCTAATGCAGTTGCAATGGAAGATTCAAATGTTATTAAAATCTCACGACACAATCTTCTTAAGATTATAGACAGATTCCCAAATGTTATGTATGAAATGACAGCTAACTTAGGAGACAGGATTCGGGAGTTTCACGATACACTTAAAAACATTGCGCTCGAAAGAGTGGAATCAAGAATTGCTGCCCTGCTGCTAAAACTTGCTGATAAGACAGGCGAAAGAAAGGATAATTCAATACTTATAAATATGAGACTCACAAAACAGGATATTGCAGAGATGGTTGGCACGACTGTGGAAACAGCTATTAGGATTATGAGCAAGTTTAAGAAATCTGGATTTATTGATGACAAGGATGGGAAAATTCTTATAAAGGATATAGGGGCATTGGAGTTGATAGTGTATCCGTGA
- a CDS encoding 6-carboxyhexanoate--CoA ligase, whose product MWNVRMRASKNRSQKSEVRSQNPKTYEIHISGAEGVYEDAEILKIVKEYTNRALNHPKGKPDNIVITLEQIKQIPQKVPMLPVITLKCNSPDKAKEMIFQILSDIGVPARTIKNSFKILTSPRTMRGAAIILKESGVRVEPDRERGVRVSRLGIEKNTEKILVRKLSKMKVSITTVKEALILASKVAAYTDVIAEICISDDPDYTTGYIASKRLGYIRIPNIKSHGQNYGGRVFIVRENTNINRLIKYLEKTPIIISGDIN is encoded by the coding sequence ATGTGGAATGTGCGGATGAGGGCATCCAAAAACAGAAGTCAAAAATCAGAAGTCAGAAGTCAGAATCCAAAAACTTATGAAATACATATATCAGGGGCAGAAGGTGTATATGAAGATGCAGAGATTTTAAAAATAGTCAAAGAATATACCAACAGGGCATTAAATCATCCAAAAGGCAAACCTGATAATATTGTAATAACACTCGAACAGATAAAACAAATTCCACAAAAAGTTCCAATGCTACCTGTGATCACATTAAAATGCAATTCTCCAGATAAGGCTAAAGAAATGATATTTCAAATATTATCAGATATTGGTGTTCCAGCAAGAACTATAAAAAACTCATTTAAAATTTTAACCTCTCCAAGAACTATGCGTGGCGCTGCTATAATCCTTAAAGAATCAGGTGTACGCGTTGAACCTGACAGGGAACGAGGAGTAAGGGTATCAAGGCTTGGTATAGAAAAAAACACTGAGAAGATATTGGTTAGAAAACTTTCGAAAATGAAGGTCAGTATTACAACTGTCAAAGAGGCTTTGATACTTGCTTCTAAGGTAGCAGCATATACAGATGTAATAGCAGAAATTTGTATATCTGATGACCCTGATTATACAACAGGGTATATTGCATCAAAAAGGTTAGGTTATATAAGGATACCAAATATTAAAAGTCATGGGCAGAACTATGGAGGCAGGGTATTCATTGTCAGGGAAAATACAAATATTAACAGACTCATTAAATATCTTGAAAAAACTCCTATAATCATATCAGGGGACATAAATTGA
- the porA gene encoding pyruvate ferredoxin oxidoreductase encodes MGKVVAVTGNEAVAEALRQVNPDVCAAYPITPQTDMMQRFAVFANNGKVKTEMILVESEHSAMSACVGASAAGGRVVTATSSQGLALMWEILFIASGSRLPIVMPVVNRALSAPLNIHGDHSDAMGARDCGWIQLWSENAQEAYDNAIQAFRIAEHMDIRLPVMVCLDGFIISHSIERIEYLDDELVKNFVGEYKQLNPLLDVEHPVSYGPLILPDYYMEFRRAQAEVMTKVADVVLDVAKDFEKISGRKYGLFETYRLDDAEIGLVILNSAAGTSKDVIDEFRSKGIKAGILKPRLYRPFPYKEIGEVLKHLKAVCVLDRADAFGASYGPLFMDIASSIYPYKDKPILINKIYGLGGRDYLPEHAELVLNELVEIAKTGKVKTFKEYIGVRE; translated from the coding sequence ATGGGAAAGGTTGTTGCAGTGACAGGAAACGAGGCAGTTGCTGAAGCTTTAAGGCAGGTAAATCCTGATGTCTGTGCAGCATATCCTATTACCCCACAGACAGATATGATGCAGAGGTTTGCAGTTTTTGCAAATAATGGCAAGGTCAAGACAGAGATGATTCTTGTTGAAAGCGAGCATAGTGCAATGAGTGCATGTGTCGGCGCTTCTGCCGCTGGAGGTAGGGTTGTTACTGCCACATCATCTCAGGGGCTTGCACTTATGTGGGAAATACTCTTTATAGCATCAGGCTCGAGACTGCCTATTGTAATGCCTGTTGTTAATAGAGCACTTTCTGCACCATTAAACATTCACGGCGACCACTCCGATGCAATGGGTGCAAGGGACTGTGGATGGATACAACTCTGGTCAGAGAATGCACAGGAGGCATATGATAATGCAATACAGGCATTCCGCATTGCTGAGCATATGGATATAAGGCTTCCAGTGATGGTTTGTCTTGACGGCTTTATAATAAGCCATTCTATAGAGAGGATAGAGTATCTTGATGACGAACTTGTAAAGAATTTTGTTGGGGAGTATAAACAGCTTAATCCTCTTCTTGATGTAGAACACCCTGTAAGCTATGGTCCGTTAATTCTTCCAGACTATTACATGGAATTCAGAAGGGCACAAGCAGAGGTTATGACAAAGGTTGCTGATGTGGTTCTTGACGTGGCTAAAGATTTCGAAAAGATATCTGGAAGGAAATACGGACTCTTTGAGACATACAGACTTGATGATGCAGAAATAGGTCTTGTTATACTTAACTCTGCTGCTGGAACATCAAAGGATGTGATTGACGAGTTCAGAAGCAAAGGTATAAAGGCAGGCATTTTGAAACCAAGGCTTTACAGACCATTTCCATACAAAGAAATTGGTGAGGTATTAAAACATTTGAAAGCAGTTTGCGTGCTTGATAGGGCTGATGCATTTGGGGCATCTTACGGGCCTTTGTTTATGGATATTGCATCCAGCATTTATCCTTACAAGGATAAGCCGATACTAATAAATAAGATATATGGACTTGGCGGAAGGGACTATCTGCCCGAGCATGCAGAGCTTGTTCTTAATGAGCTTGTAGAGATTGCAAAGACAGGAAAAGTAAAAACCTTTAAAGAATATATTGGAGTGAGGGAATAG
- a CDS encoding sigma-54 interaction domain-containing protein, whose product MGIDNNNFPQFIGTSKAIKHVYELIEKVSNSDSTVLILGESGTGKELVAKNIHFRSARAEKPFIPVNCGAIPTELLESELFGHEKGAFTGAVVSRVGRFELADGGTIFLDEIGEMQPILQVKLLRVLQERSFERIGGIRTVNVDVRIIAATNQNLEDAVAAGRFREDLFYRLNVIPINIPPLRERTEDILPLCDYFIEKHSKRLGRNPIRLTDDVIKIFIDYHWPGNVRELENMIERLLVLKHDDVVMPYDLPEKMTGRKIPNLPEVEDDDINPFVGGIDLNAALEEYEKRLILHAIELHNGVKSQAAKYLNINRTTLIEKMKRLRLS is encoded by the coding sequence ATGGGCATTGATAATAATAATTTCCCTCAATTTATTGGCACTTCGAAGGCTATCAAACATGTCTATGAACTTATTGAGAAGGTTTCAAATTCTGACAGTACTGTCTTGATATTGGGTGAAAGTGGCACAGGTAAGGAGCTTGTGGCTAAGAATATTCATTTTAGAAGTGCGAGGGCAGAAAAGCCTTTTATTCCGGTAAACTGCGGTGCTATACCTACAGAACTTCTTGAATCAGAATTATTTGGTCATGAAAAAGGTGCATTTACAGGTGCTGTGGTATCGAGGGTTGGAAGATTTGAACTTGCTGATGGAGGAACTATATTTCTTGATGAAATAGGTGAAATGCAGCCTATACTTCAGGTGAAGCTATTGAGGGTGCTTCAGGAGAGGTCATTTGAAAGAATTGGGGGGATCAGGACAGTTAATGTAGATGTAAGGATAATAGCGGCTACAAACCAGAATCTTGAAGATGCTGTAGCTGCAGGCAGATTTAGAGAGGATCTTTTTTACAGACTTAATGTAATACCTATAAATATCCCACCCCTGAGAGAGAGAACTGAGGATATACTTCCCTTGTGCGATTACTTTATAGAAAAACATTCCAAGAGATTGGGAAGAAATCCCATAAGACTAACCGATGATGTGATAAAGATATTTATTGATTATCATTGGCCGGGCAATGTGAGAGAACTCGAGAACATGATAGAGAGGCTTCTTGTTCTTAAGCATGACGATGTTGTTATGCCATATGATTTGCCTGAAAAGATGACAGGGAGAAAAATTCCTAATTTACCCGAAGTTGAGGATGATGATATAAACCCTTTTGTTGGTGGCATAGATCTAAATGCTGCCCTTGAGGAGTATGAAAAAAGGCTTATACTTCATGCAATCGAACTTCATAATGGTGTCAAGAGTCAGGCTGCAAAATATCTTAATATCAACCGTACTACACTTATTGAAAAGATGAAGAGGTTAAGGCTGTCATAA
- a CDS encoding 4Fe-4S binding protein: MKLKGWKEVNPGAVITEAGSALKFKTGSWRAFRPKWIEENCIQCLFCWIYCPDMAIKVKDGKRAEFDYDYCKGCGICALECPGKKGNKAIVMEEEGK; encoded by the coding sequence ATGAAACTAAAAGGATGGAAAGAGGTTAATCCCGGTGCTGTTATTACAGAGGCTGGCAGCGCATTAAAGTTTAAGACAGGTTCATGGAGGGCATTCAGACCTAAATGGATAGAGGAAAACTGCATACAGTGTCTATTCTGCTGGATTTATTGTCCTGATATGGCAATAAAAGTGAAGGATGGAAAGAGGGCTGAGTTTGATTATGACTACTGCAAAGGCTGTGGTATATGTGCCCTCGAATGTCCTGGAAAGAAAGGCAATAAGGCAATTGTTATGGAAGAGGAGGGCAAATAA
- a CDS encoding two-component system sensor histidine kinase NtrB produces MNSGHNVDLLNKAIETFNSASAKLIQYYSTLEDKVRLLTEEVDHKKQLLDSILDSIDVGVIFFDRDGVVRIMNKAAETLLGINVSNVIGGKSIYAEIHKDVIVPSNGRPFYALISQSGVTDRDGNLIGNVLIFKDITRLKQLESENERNRRLTAMGELVMKIAHEIRNPLGSIELFASLLSNDLKGTEHGDYANRISNSVRSLVNTLDNMLSFTREVRPKLEYCCLNEVVEETCDEFRELFSNSDIHVDFSEKGQHWLYIDKGLIRQALINILLNSVHAMPDGGKIEIKIEECELRDVEGEGREGELHNPHSAICITIKDTGIGMDEETRSRMFEPFFSTKDRGTGLGMSITAGIIKAHKGIIDVRSEYKKGTEFVITLPVKSMNK; encoded by the coding sequence GTGAATTCAGGACATAATGTTGATCTATTGAATAAAGCCATAGAGACATTTAATTCTGCTTCTGCTAAGTTGATCCAGTATTACAGCACTCTCGAAGATAAGGTGCGATTGCTGACCGAAGAGGTTGACCATAAAAAGCAGTTGTTAGACAGCATTCTTGACAGCATTGATGTGGGTGTTATTTTTTTTGACAGAGATGGAGTTGTCAGGATAATGAATAAGGCTGCTGAGACATTGCTTGGTATTAATGTCAGTAATGTGATTGGTGGCAAGTCGATATATGCAGAAATTCATAAAGATGTGATAGTGCCATCTAACGGAAGACCCTTTTATGCACTCATATCACAATCAGGGGTTACAGATAGAGATGGCAATCTTATTGGCAATGTCCTTATATTCAAAGATATTACAAGACTTAAACAACTGGAGTCTGAAAATGAGAGAAACAGGAGACTTACAGCCATGGGGGAACTTGTGATGAAAATAGCCCATGAGATAAGAAATCCGCTTGGCAGTATAGAATTATTTGCAAGTCTTCTTTCAAATGATTTAAAAGGAACAGAACACGGTGATTATGCCAATAGGATATCTAATTCTGTGAGGTCTCTTGTAAATACCCTTGACAATATGCTTAGCTTTACGAGAGAGGTTAGACCAAAATTAGAATATTGTTGTTTGAATGAAGTAGTCGAAGAAACATGTGATGAATTCAGGGAATTATTTTCAAATAGTGATATACATGTTGATTTTTCAGAGAAAGGCCAGCACTGGTTATATATAGACAAGGGGCTTATAAGACAGGCATTAATTAATATACTGCTCAACTCAGTGCATGCGATGCCTGATGGAGGGAAAATAGAGATCAAAATTGAAGAATGCGAATTGCGGGATGTGGAAGGTGAAGGCAGAGAAGGCGAGTTGCACAATCCACATTCTGCAATCTGCATTACCATTAAAGATACTGGTATTGGTATGGATGAAGAGACGAGGTCAAGGATGTTTGAGCCATTTTTTTCTACAAAAGACAGAGGAACCGGGCTTGGAATGTCTATAACAGCAGGAATAATAAAGGCGCACAAAGGGATAATAGATGTAAGAAGCGAATATAAAAAAGGAACGGAGTTTGTTATAACATTACCAGTAAAGTCAATGAACAAATGA
- a CDS encoding diacylglycerol/lipid kinase family protein: protein MIKDIIIIGNPIAGGGALKKIRQAVSILENKGFNVNLMLTTQKGDAELFARQASQQSAECSRLLVIAAGGDGTYNEVANGLIHSNIPMAILPLGTTSVLAKELNISNDIKISLDIALNGKIQTIHLGKITCKGSNEKSNSSQNNLPLVTRHFLLMAGIGFDGETVYSVNPYIKKIAGKTAYVLSGIKNIFKYNPSIITLRYDSEEKSGYNVIIGKASCYGGDFKVTPDARLTDPYFYVFVMHQKGKLNLIRYILGIVRTKHLKLNDISYFRTSEIEIEGNAHIQIDGDYLGTTPAKIDLVTDAIKIITPK, encoded by the coding sequence TTGATCAAAGACATAATCATCATAGGCAATCCTATTGCAGGAGGAGGGGCTTTAAAAAAAATTAGGCAGGCAGTAAGTATTCTTGAAAACAAAGGATTTAATGTCAACTTAATGCTCACCACACAGAAAGGAGATGCTGAATTATTTGCAAGACAGGCAAGTCAGCAGTCAGCAGAATGCTCACGGCTATTAGTAATAGCAGCAGGCGGTGACGGCACATATAATGAGGTAGCAAATGGACTAATCCACTCAAATATTCCAATGGCGATATTGCCGTTAGGTACAACATCTGTGCTTGCAAAGGAATTGAATATATCCAATGACATCAAAATATCTCTTGATATTGCACTTAATGGAAAGATACAAACAATCCATCTCGGAAAAATAACATGCAAAGGCAGTAATGAAAAGTCTAATAGTAGTCAGAACAACTTGCCACTCGTTACTCGTCATTTTTTGTTGATGGCAGGGATTGGATTTGATGGAGAAACTGTCTATAGCGTGAATCCATATATCAAAAAAATTGCAGGCAAAACTGCTTATGTATTAAGTGGAATTAAAAATATCTTCAAATATAATCCATCCATTATCACCTTAAGATACGACTCTGAAGAAAAATCAGGATATAATGTCATTATAGGAAAGGCATCGTGTTATGGCGGGGACTTTAAGGTAACACCTGATGCAAGGCTTACAGACCCTTATTTTTATGTATTTGTAATGCATCAGAAAGGTAAACTTAATCTTATTCGTTACATATTAGGGATAGTAAGGACGAAGCACCTCAAGTTAAACGATATAAGCTATTTCAGAACTTCAGAGATAGAAATAGAGGGAAATGCGCATATACAAATCGACGGAGATTATTTGGGCACCACACCTGCAAAGATAGATTTAGTAACAGATGCGATAAAAATAATAACACCAAAATAA
- a CDS encoding tetratricopeptide repeat protein, protein MYSRDKRQKKIIKFVACYLLVSVLLATGCLLLTDSAVFASEDRLKIADEYLKTKHYVKAKEIYREVFLAEPTSISGKKALFGMGKADYYLKNYYEARQNIKRFISTSQIPEYQDEAYLILGYISLHFQKFKEAEQYFEAVGESLKEKANIGRAEVALKTGDIARAEYFLSMVSKRIAEIDPRILYLRAMVYSSKGMHKEAVNMINKILDSALREYDIRVEKARIFFNARRLKEAERLCRSIIDKPSSNIELINAKRVLLQIYEVDGKLDDALKLRLELLPYESNDNFKLKIVSLYDKKNDLNNAMKYLSYLSNKKLRSAEIEKRLKAVIAAKDPKALEYVKNFSFSLDPDNPFIIDASRYLIANGKKTEGKQLLMKALKGGARGDASMYMAELLVQEGKYSEAETMLKSLSLDARYIYKASYIIADIMERQGKYDAAIEYLLKIVKAVTDYRIAAKLGDLYYRINDKRNALKYYIMASNKGDGLSSLKAADCLYISGDYTKAKAYYKRALDYNVKDPKSLQWAQYQYGKLARNSDYLKKAIAGGGEIADAAAIISREREFVKNK, encoded by the coding sequence ATGTATTCAAGAGACAAAAGACAAAAAAAAATAATTAAATTTGTTGCTTGTTATTTATTAGTCTCTGTTTTGCTTGCTACAGGTTGTTTACTGCTAACTGATTCTGCTGTCTTTGCATCTGAAGACAGGCTAAAGATTGCAGATGAATACCTCAAGACAAAGCATTATGTAAAGGCAAAGGAGATTTACAGAGAGGTCTTTCTTGCTGAGCCAACGAGCATATCAGGGAAAAAGGCACTATTTGGAATGGGAAAGGCAGACTATTATCTGAAAAATTATTATGAGGCAAGGCAGAATATCAAGCGATTTATATCAACTTCTCAAATACCTGAATATCAAGATGAGGCTTATCTTATACTTGGTTACATATCACTACATTTCCAGAAATTTAAAGAAGCAGAACAATATTTTGAAGCAGTTGGGGAGTCTTTAAAGGAAAAGGCAAATATCGGCAGGGCAGAAGTAGCTCTTAAGACAGGTGATATAGCCAGGGCTGAATATTTTCTCTCAATGGTGAGTAAAAGAATTGCAGAGATAGATCCTCGTATTCTCTATCTACGCGCAATGGTATATAGCAGTAAAGGCATGCATAAAGAGGCTGTTAATATGATTAATAAAATACTTGATTCTGCCCTCAGAGAATATGATATAAGGGTCGAAAAGGCTCGTATTTTTTTCAATGCAAGAAGATTAAAAGAGGCAGAAAGGTTATGTAGGTCTATCATTGATAAACCATCTTCGAATATTGAACTGATTAATGCAAAAAGGGTTCTGCTCCAAATTTATGAAGTTGATGGGAAACTGGATGATGCCTTAAAACTCAGGCTTGAACTATTACCCTATGAATCAAATGACAATTTTAAACTTAAGATAGTATCGCTATACGATAAAAAAAATGATTTAAACAATGCAATGAAATATCTTTCTTATTTGAGTAACAAAAAATTAAGGTCAGCAGAAATAGAAAAAAGACTTAAGGCGGTAATTGCTGCAAAAGATCCAAAGGCATTGGAGTATGTGAAAAATTTCTCTTTTTCTCTTGACCCTGATAACCCTTTTATCATCGATGCCTCAAGATACCTAATAGCAAATGGCAAGAAAACCGAGGGTAAACAGCTTCTTATGAAGGCATTAAAGGGGGGGGCAAGAGGTGATGCATCTATGTATATGGCAGAGCTATTAGTTCAGGAAGGCAAATATAGTGAGGCTGAGACGATGCTCAAATCTTTATCTCTCGATGCTCGTTACATATATAAGGCATCTTATATAATTGCAGACATAATGGAAAGACAGGGCAAATACGATGCAGCAATAGAATATCTTTTAAAGATAGTCAAGGCTGTTACTGACTACAGAATAGCAGCAAAACTGGGTGATCTGTATTACAGAATTAATGACAAACGAAATGCATTGAAATATTATATTATGGCTTCTAATAAAGGTGATGGATTGTCATCATTGAAGGCTGCAGATTGCTTGTATATTTCAGGTGATTATACAAAGGCAAAGGCCTACTATAAAAGGGCATTAGATTATAATGTGAAAGACCCTAAAAGTCTCCAGTGGGCTCAATATCAATATGGCAAACTTGCCAGAAATAGTGATTATCTGAAGAAGGCAATTGCCGGAGGCGGAGAGATTGCAGATGCTGCAGCTATAATCTCAAGAGAAAGAGAGTTTGTTAAAAACAAGTAA
- a CDS encoding thiamine pyrophosphate-dependent enzyme: MATPLSLKELSKKEVLLTAGHRMCSGCGAPPVVKMVLLASDYPVVASNATGCLEVSTCISEYTAWKIPWIHNAFENAAATLSGVETMYRSLKKQGKIDKEIKFIAFGGDGGTYDIGFQSLSGAMERGHDMLYICYDNGAYMNTGIQRSSATPFGADTTTCPAGSAVPGKLQQRKDLTRIMAAHGIPYVAQASPSHWSDLMKKVRKALEIKGPKFMNIIAPCNRGWRSRTDDAILLSRLAVETCYWPLYEIENGVTRITVKPKEKKPLIDFLKPQGRFKHMFSPENEWMLKQAQAEVDKNWERLLKEEEFTKLQEETKE; this comes from the coding sequence ATGGCGACACCACTTAGTTTAAAAGAGCTTTCAAAGAAAGAAGTGCTTTTAACAGCAGGTCACAGGATGTGCTCAGGTTGTGGGGCACCCCCTGTAGTAAAGATGGTTCTTCTTGCATCAGACTATCCTGTTGTTGCATCCAATGCCACAGGATGCCTTGAGGTCTCTACATGCATATCTGAATACACTGCATGGAAGATTCCATGGATACACAATGCATTTGAAAATGCAGCAGCCACTTTATCAGGGGTTGAGACAATGTATAGATCTTTAAAGAAACAAGGGAAGATAGATAAAGAGATAAAGTTTATCGCATTCGGTGGCGACGGAGGCACATATGATATCGGATTCCAAAGCCTTTCTGGTGCAATGGAAAGGGGACATGATATGCTTTACATTTGTTATGACAATGGTGCATATATGAATACAGGCATTCAACGTTCAAGTGCAACACCATTTGGTGCTGACACAACCACATGTCCTGCAGGCAGTGCAGTTCCCGGTAAGCTTCAGCAGAGAAAAGACCTTACAAGGATAATGGCAGCTCATGGGATACCATATGTTGCACAGGCATCGCCGAGTCACTGGTCGGATCTGATGAAGAAAGTAAGGAAGGCTTTGGAGATTAAAGGTCCTAAGTTTATGAACATTATAGCACCGTGTAATCGTGGTTGGAGGTCGAGGACGGATGATGCAATTTTATTGAGCAGACTTGCTGTTGAGACATGCTATTGGCCACTATATGAGATAGAAAATGGTGTAACAAGAATTACTGTAAAACCGAAAGAAAAGAAACCTCTTATTGATTTCTTAAAACCACAGGGAAGATTCAAACATATGTTTTCACCTGAAAATGAATGGATGTTGAAACAGGCGCAGGCTGAAGTAGATAAAAACTGGGAGAGACTCTTAAAGGAAGAGGAATTCACAAAACTGCAGGAAGAAACTAAAGAATAA